ACATACACCATACTTATAATTGTGATTAACTACTGCCAATCGGTGCCAGCTTAGTCTCTCTATTCCTTGGATCTCTATGTATTATATGCTTATTCATGTAAATGTTTATTCCATGAAAAGTGTCGTTTAAACTAGTCAAGTAATATTTTCCCCATTTGCCAATTCGATAATAGTCGAATCGAAACATGTTTTCTCTAAAGTTTCCTACTAAGTAATGCATGTTATTCCTCGCTGGCAAAAATCTGTAACTTCGAAAAATCATTGTTTTACCTATGAAATCCCATTGAACACTATTTATTTCAATCCATTAAATACGTTATATTATTGAATGTCGAATGTCGATTGTATCTCGAAAATGATTTCCATAAttcgtcgtcatcgtctgCCCAGCATTCAGAAAGCTACTTTtgaatgtgataaacgaaCGGATTGATTAGTTTTActtcttgaaaaaaaaacattactgaAAATGGTAACAACTGtcttgtttggttgtttgctgATGGTAGAGATTTGTTCATTTCCCACACACATACTGTATGACTgtaaaaacaatgtttttgtaCATATACAAATATCAGATAAAGTTGTGAGGTCGAACGattatttatgcaaaaaatgtctggTCATGCCACATATAATGAAAGGTTTACTGCAATAAATGGTATCAAAAACGTTATTGATCGACTTTGAATAGCCTACCGCCAAGCAAACATAGGTAGACAATAGTGCAGACCCTTGAAgatatgttttgtgtgtatcgCATGGATCTTTTTTGTGGCCCATTGCAAGGGCTGATTATTGTCTTTGGCTTTCATCTGTATGTAACGTACTTTGTTTTAACGTGACCTCGGTTTTATCTAAACTAGATTGTACACCGACATCAATAGTATCTTTTaaggtgttttcataccacaTGTATTCGTTTTTCCTATTTCTTGTTCCTTATTATCATCGTAAAAATGTAACCGCCTTGTATAATCCAGAAACCACTTCATTACCCTGTGTTGAATATGTATGATACGATTAGAGCAGTTTAAAAACGTGCGTAACTGACTTAAGGGTTATCGATTTCTAGTATTTCTAAATCTACaagtttcaaaataaatttcgTCGGTCAGTATCGGAGGAGACTGTCTACAATAAATTTGGTCCATAGTAGTTTCACTTATTTCGTTACAGCACAAAACTCTGCTGTCGAATCAATGCAAATACGATTTTCTGAAAGCATCATATCATAGCTTAATGACGTGGATTGTTATACCTTTGTGACATCGTCGCAGCGTGTGTTATGTAAATGATTTAATTCGCCTACATTTGCTACAGTTAAGTTTAATGTTACAGCATAAGCATACTAACATCATGTGAATTAACCTGTGTAATATTTTACCACAATGTTCAGCCCATTGtgcaaatgtaaatattttttatagaTGAAATCAATAAACCGTGCGAAGTGATTTAGGTACATCAATTTAGATACAGGTCTATGTTCACGAAACAAATTTACTATTTTGGACATTTCgctaaatattttttgtattatttaaacGTAATAATCAACAATACTATTATTTTTGAATTGAGCCAGTGAAAGAGCTGTTGTGCTAGTTGATTGATTAAGTCCAATGGGGCTGCTACTTATGCTACTAGTTGGCCCATTCACAACAGTTGATGTGCTCGATGAAATAGAAGTCGTCGAAGGTGATGGTAGTTGGCCAGTGGAGGATGAAAAGTTTCCACCAGCAGCGGATTTACTTCGTACAGTTTGGGCGTGATTATTACTGCCAGCATTTGCAAGTGTTTCCGTTATATTGCTTTGATACGAAATCGAATTTGCAGAACTAGAGCAGACGTTGGTGGTTTGATGCTTTAAAAGGTTGGTAGCTGAGTTGGAAGTAAATTTAAGCAACGGATTTGTCGTTAAAGTTGTTAAGACCGAGTTCTTTTTTGCCACTTTGGCCAATATCGAACAATTACTGAATGAAGCTGAATTTTTCACCTGCACCGTTTTGCTTACGCTCAGTGGCACTGTACATGCGGAATTAAACGATGATGAACGCTGCACTGGAATGTTAGATGCATTATTTTCGACCGAGTTTCCATTAACCTGCTTGATAGAAACATTTGAAGGTGAATTGACTTCTTCCAACTTTCTTCCGATTAGCGTCACTGTAgacgattgttgttttttcgacGAAGAATTGTTAGAAACCAGCGACGATGACGAAGAGTAAGTAGACGGATTCACCAAACTAATGTGATAAACATCCTTAACTGGAGAGAAGGATGCAATAACGTTGCCGGTAATGTTGGCGCAAGCTGGATTATTGTCGTTATCTGCCGATAAAGAACGGTTGTTGTTCATTAACACACTGCTGAGCACAGGTGAGGAAGCGGTCGACGAAACGGAACAGGAAAACAGCCTCTGCTAGGATGTTGAAGTAGCGGAACTGCGAACTGATATTGGTGAATCGCTGCCACCTCCTGCACTACTAGCAATGCCATTATTTATGAACGACGTCGTATTCATCAACTGCGAACTGCTACTCGACGGCTGACGATGAAGTGAAGCATGCTCCGACCCGACTCCGGAAGTAGttgtgctggtggtgatgctgGGTGTGCTGTCGGGACAAGCAGTTGGTACCGTTGAAAGATCCTTCGTCGTCTGTTGAAAgagttttgaatgtttttcgcaAGTTACACAGTGACAGAAACAAAGAGAAGTTTTACGACATAAAGAgacaataaatataaaaaaaaaacaaacaaacacataaatgattgaaacaaaatgaagagaTTCTGTAATGATTGACTAAGAATCATGCCCTTATTCATTTAAGTgcataacataaataaaaaataggaTGAAAGAATGTCGCACTGTAATTATTCAATtcaaaaagtaataaataaaaatatgcaaaaatgtCCACTAACATTAGGATACAAATattaccaaaaattttaaGATTCAGTAAAGAATGAAACACACAGTTTAGTCTAGTAGAAAAAATAACGTTAGTACAGATACAACTTACGCCAATGCTAGTGACAATATTAGTGTTAGCAGAAGAAGCATTTGAAGTAAAGGCAGAAGCAGCACTTGGATTGTTGCCGCCTGGATTGGTGCTAGTTGAAGCATAAGCCATAGAACTTGCTGGGTCTAAAATTTCCTGACCTGAGCCACCCATTGGGCACACATAATCGCTCCATTCTTCTCCGCCTAATTGGCCAcctttgttgcttttttttcgtttcaaagAGAATTGAGACTTTTTCGGTGTctagaaataaaattatataccGTCAGTTAAAACCACATACATGTTGCATTCGATTTAATGTACAAAACATACCTTTATTTTGGCGGAAATCGTCAATGGTTGGAATCCAAGTGTGTTTTCAGCTTCACGTTTCACTTGTATGATGTCGCGTCCCAAAAGGTCTTTAAAATGAGTCGCTAAATGACGACGTAACAATGTTTTGCTTGAGGGTATGTTCAGTAAATCAGCAAACAGTTCGGCCGTAAACTTGACTTCAAATATCATAAGCGCGCCATGTACACCAGAACCTCGTAAATTAGGAGCGTATTCGGCTAAATCGACCGCCCGGAGCCACTCGTGAACTCTTTGAGAAGTCCACAACCTGACATCGTCTTTGGCATTTATGTATACTTGTAATGGCCGACGAATGAGACAATCCGGATTCCATTTTTCACTACGCATAAGCTGTATGCCACGACGAATGCTTGATACATGTAGACAGGACGACATTTGCAAATGAACCAAATCATCCATCGTTAATTTATGCAACATTCGACCATCCATCCGAGCTGCTATGAATGTGTCCTTGTATTGGGGCATACCAATATCATCTAGCCATCGCTGAAcctaaaatatgtaaaaatgtCATTAATTAAACCATAGCATTTGATTACAGTGTAAATTAAAGCTATTTTACCCATGATGTATCCAGTTTTCCGGCGCACTTCAACAGCTCATCATCGCTTGCTGTTCCCGAGGTGTCGGCAATAGCTAACACTATCTTTTTCCGATGCAATGGATTCCGCAACGGTAACTCTTTTTCGAAATCTACTGgcgatgctttcattaattcGCTTCCGGGCACCGAGCTCAATTTTAACCACCTTCGTAATTCATCTTCATACATGCTTAAGCCAAGATGATCAAACCATAAACAGACCGCATCTATATCCCATTCGTGAAATGGTTTGTCCGGTTTACGATACTGAGACGTTCCACTCCATCCTAAACGAGCGCCAGCAGTAGCACGAACTCCTCCGCGTTTGAATTCTCCATCAGAAGATGTCATGTCATCCAATGTTCCACTATTGCTTCGTTTGATTTtgccaaaaatatttttcaacttGTTACTCATTGACGGTGATGGTGACGGTTGGGGAGTGAAGCTTCGTGTAGCAATAATACCTTCGGTTTGCTCAGAGCTCCCGATGTCTCGATTTTCTGTTTCAGCTTCAATAACGAAAATACATAGATAATATATAGATATTAGAATAAACAGGTCACGAACACAAGTATAATACAACGGAAAAGCAATTAAACGGCATCTGTTAATGAACGGTTAATGAAGTTACAACCAGACCAATAGCAGTTTATACATAAAAAGCAACGTTGTCTTCAATGATTCCAATTTCATTTGGCAAATAATACGttttaataaatcaattcaaattaaattacgtGCGATCGGGTTTTGAGTCGCGTAAGACCTGataattcaaaaattgttataaatttattaaa
The Anopheles moucheti chromosome 2, idAnoMoucSN_F20_07, whole genome shotgun sequence genome window above contains:
- the LOC128310409 gene encoding liprin-beta-1 isoform X2 — encoded protein: MATTTTENKLLSSELEANELLEAVLKQMDGIISGDTEYIASPDDTGNNPASNTGLQHGIRSTSILAAAQSLAMALQQQSSSMHPSPDPITADIINTWLDSHLPRQDTDERLRRLQKDKESLALQVKTLTEQMQSQSTKLSELENMIKEKNQLLSNAEDLLQREMLSRSSVETQKLELMSAMSELKLQQAALERENLELRTNFVTNTVGSAGLMNGGLTVGNGGGATITNVLNNNSITSSLLRRPQIITNTRMVGMSPSAPGASLISSPIHHGSHGSLPQTAISPITPKTPPASYRQRIDVHYSSLPRQAFATTLSTVSTSSGSSTTTDSNANPKRVVAFAETENRDIGSSEQTEGIIATRSFTPQPSPSPSMSNKLKNIFGKIKRSNSGTLDDMTSSDGEFKRGGVRATAGARLGWSGTSQYRKPDKPFHEWDIDAVCLWFDHLGLSMYEDELRRWLKLSSVPGSELMKASPVDFEKELPLRNPLHRKKIVLAIADTSGTASDDELLKCAGKLDTSWVQRWLDDIGMPQYKDTFIAARMDGRMLHKLTMDDLVHLQMSSCLHVSSIRRGIQLMRSEKWNPDCLIRRPLQVYINAKDDVRLWTSQRVHEWLRAVDLAEYAPNLRGSGVHGALMIFEVKFTAELFADLLNIPSSKTLLRRHLATHFKDLLGRDIIQVKREAENTLGFQPLTISAKIKTPKKSQFSLKRKKSNKGGQLGGEEWSDYVCPMGGSGQEILDPASSMAYASTSTNPGGNNPSAASAFTSNASSANTNIVTSIGTTKDLSTVPTACPDSTPSITTSTTTSGVGSEHASLHRQPSSSSSQLMNTTSFINNGIASSAGGGSDSPISVRSSATSTS
- the LOC128310409 gene encoding liprin-beta-1 isoform X1; its protein translation is MATTTTENKLLSSELEANELLEAVLKQMDGIISGDTEYIASPDDTGNNPASNTGLQHGIRSTSILAAAQSLAMALQQQSSSMHPSPDPITADIINTWLDSHLPRQDTDERLRRLQKDKESLALQVKTLTEQMQSQSTKLSELENMIKEKNQLLSNAEDLLQRVSVFAKTVGIQIDKQKEMLSRSSVETQKLELMSAMSELKLQQAALERENLELRTNFVTNTVGSAGLMNGGLTVGNGGGATITNVLNNNSITSSLLRRPQIITNTRMVGMSPSAPGASLISSPIHHGSHGSLPQTAISPITPKTPPASYRQRIDVHYSSLPRQAFATTLSTVSTSSGSSTTTDSNANPKRVVAFAETENRDIGSSEQTEGIIATRSFTPQPSPSPSMSNKLKNIFGKIKRSNSGTLDDMTSSDGEFKRGGVRATAGARLGWSGTSQYRKPDKPFHEWDIDAVCLWFDHLGLSMYEDELRRWLKLSSVPGSELMKASPVDFEKELPLRNPLHRKKIVLAIADTSGTASDDELLKCAGKLDTSWVQRWLDDIGMPQYKDTFIAARMDGRMLHKLTMDDLVHLQMSSCLHVSSIRRGIQLMRSEKWNPDCLIRRPLQVYINAKDDVRLWTSQRVHEWLRAVDLAEYAPNLRGSGVHGALMIFEVKFTAELFADLLNIPSSKTLLRRHLATHFKDLLGRDIIQVKREAENTLGFQPLTISAKIKTPKKSQFSLKRKKSNKGGQLGGEEWSDYVCPMGGSGQEILDPASSMAYASTSTNPGGNNPSAASAFTSNASSANTNIVTSIGTTKDLSTVPTACPDSTPSITTSTTTSGVGSEHASLHRQPSSSSSQLMNTTSFINNGIASSAGGGSDSPISVRSSATSTS